The genome window ttactgggttctaaattaacaatttatacatattcaatggaTATCTTAAGACAAATATAAGGTTTGAATAAAAGTTACTGGATTCGGCTGAGTCCGCAAGACCTATGCTAGCTCCGCCCCTGCATATGCTCTGTGTTAACTTGGAAAACAAATACCATAAATTAACGTGAATTTGCAGTAACATGCTGGACGCGTATCATTAGTACTTTCTGCTGTTGTATCCAGTTCTGAGTTTTGATTAAACCATTTTGCTTAATGCTTGTGAGTTTGATAGGCATTTTACATAATCGTGGGTTTATAATCATTTTGTCTAAAATCACCTTATGCCAATTGGAACAAAAGAAATTAGATTGGATTGAGAGACAATGATAAGTCGATATAGTAATACATATTGCCTAATCATCCAATCCATCAGCCTGATTTCAAGAGCCAAAAGAAGCAGAATCAATAAACAGCCCTTTGTCCTTGCACTAGGTTGATTTCTGAGGACAATGTAGCACAATGTAGCGAGAACAACTCTCGTTCAAGAAGACTTCACGAGTACATTGCCAAAAACAGGTGAAGAGCAAGTAGGCGAACAAAGAGCATCAAACGGCCTAGGAGTCGATGATGGAGAAGGTCTAGGTGAAATATTAGTCAGTTCCAAAGCCTGCCATCTTAGTTCAGCAGGGTAATCGGCAATGCAGCCAATTCTTGGACCAGCACCTGTTGACCACACCCGGGAGAGTTGATGACCGAGTTGATATGATTTTGTAGACTTCTTGGAACTGATCCGTTGCAGTATAGCAGTCTTTGGCACATCTGTTCTTGGGCTCTGAAGGCCACCAGAGAGCGTTCTTTGGTAGCTGTTTGTACTTTCAGCTTGCGGTGCTCCCATTGATTCCGCGGAACAGTCTTTCTCCTCTTCCTTAACAGCTTGAGGAGGAGAGTCTGATGGAGTTGAAAGTTTAGATGGACGATTTTCAATGGATTTTACATCTTCAGAGTTGTCATAGTCTTCATTTGCCTTTTTTATCTGATGGTAGATCACAAAAGATGAGGAATATTTAGTTTAGAAATAGGTACGTAATCACAAGAAACCACATGTCAAATCCGATGCAGAGCAGACAGTATGGTAAAAGACTAGGATCCAGTAAGCATCGGTCCCTATGCATTGAAGGTAAATCCCGCCCTCGGCCCAACCCAAAGGcaaaagagaagagagagaacAAAGGAAGCAATGCAAAAGCAACAgaaagaaatttaaaaataggAAACGGAAAAAGGAATATAGTTGCTTAGCATTTGAAAGATAAGGTGGCACTAAAGCAATTGCTTTATAGCATCAGATTGAAGGAAGAGCATTTGAGGGAGTCGAGAAATCCTATCAAAAAGATAAGAGTTCTTATTTGTTTATCTTGAGCTGTAGGCCAAGGAGAGTATACTCCACTGTGCTTATATAGGTGATGGTGGATTTGGGTTTCACTGAGATTGCTTTTCTCTTTGGTGCCTTTTCTGATATAAAAGAAATTTCTGAATAGTCAAAAGTAAATAATACAATGAACAGCTCTCTCATGTGTTAGACAGTAAAAGAGAAAAATTGGACGTAAGACTAGAACACATGAAAATCGCTCACCTTAACTTCATCCACTTTTACTCCATTTTCCTTTAGAATTGATAAAAAACTGTCAAGGCTATCATCCGTCGGCCGATAATGTCCACTGTAAGGTGAAATAGACTGAAGGGAGAAAAAATGTCAGAATATAGCAGAATTCAAGCAAAACATTGTAAACAACAACTTAAGTTAGGTGTCAAAGTTGCATGCATATGATTCAGGTGGCAGCATTGTACATTCTATTAAGATAAAGCAGCCCTAAGCCAGAAAATGCTTTTGGAAAGGACAAGAATGCGATTTTTACTTCTAAAGCTTCAGCTCTTCCTTTGCATATGTTACATGAACTTTTGATATGGTTATATATCCAGTACATATACAGGTAAGTACCCAATACTTTTAGGGTATTTTGAAGAACATTTGCACTAAATACCCATACCTATACATATATCATACTTGTTCAACACAGGTACAACGAGGCAAAAGAGCCCATATAACAAACCTGTATGCAATTAAATGGTGCATATTCACAAGGAAATCGCAAAGGTATTAACACAGAGAGTGTCCATATACAAACGATGGAGCCAAAATTGTTCAATTAGGAAGGTCTTACAAACACCATATCTGACATAATAAGAGATATGCGTGACCCTAAACATATACATCATAGCATTTTGGTAGTCCTCCATTGAGGTTGCTTCACAGTTACATTGTTAGATTTAAGACATAAATTGCAACCAGAGTGAAAGATAACCTACCTGATCAATTTGATTTTTTATGTACTCATAATGTTGTCTAATAGAGATTATGTACTGATTAAATTAATACAACCAACCAATTCATGTAGAGATTACGATAATTAAGTCAATATACCTTCACAGTCCCATCCTCAACCACTAGTCGTCCAGCAGCTAAAGTAGCCCCCCCAGCCAGAAAGCTGGAATGGTGAAACATTCCTTTCTTCTTCTGAAAGACGTTACAGAAAGAAAGTTTTCTGAGAATTTGTAGGATAATAATAATCATAATGAGGAAAACAAAGATAAGCAATTTATGCAGTAGCTCTATAACGCTCACTTCACCAGCAAAGAGTCTTTTTGAGGTACTCATCACAAAGATCCATTTTGCCCCTGGCGGCCCTTTAGTTGTGTCAAGAAGAATTCCGGTTAGCTTATGCAGTATTTGCCCTCCGGCAATTATGTACTCATAATGTTCTCTCTCTTGCTGATTACAGAAAGATTAGGAGGGAACAATTAGGAGCTGTGTGCTAATATCAGGTAATAGGATTAAGGACAAATAAGGCACACTAGGACATGCAAAACAAGCGATCAGGATAGATCGTGTACGGTAGAGCTAATCAAAGGCATCAGCAAAGACTAAAGAGAAACCGGTATTGGTGCAAGTATTTCAGTGGACATATGTTTGTTATAGTGTGAGATTGATGCTAAACTACATGATATGTAGTGCGTAAGTAACAAAAGGTTCAGTACGTACAGGTCCAAGATACTTGATACATTGTTTCTGAAGCTTAGCTCTTGGACATTCTTTGATATCAACCTTTCTGCCATCTCCAAGATCCAACCTGCACATGCTTAGTCATTCTAAGCTACCCAGACTAAAGCTTATAACTTTGCAAGAAAATCTTAAGGAATAAATTTGCACATATGCCGCTTCATCTTATAGCAACGGATGCAAATCAGACAAACACACGACATTTAGCATAAAGCTGCTACTGCAGTCAACTAATTCGACATTACAATTCTTAATATTTCATAAAAACTAAAACAGTAGCCAAAACAATAATAAAGAAAGAGTTAACCAAGCCAGGAATCAAATGCAGGGTTTATGACAATTAACATAAAGCTGCTATGACATCCCACAAACCTCTGTAACACTACACAACTGCCACTTGACCACCTGAAGATTTACATTTGGGACAATGCAAATTTTCTGAAATACAGTTTAAGCATTCAGCTTCCTTACCAAAAGAAGAAGGGCTGACCAGCATCAGTATTACACCATTCTTCATAATAGATATGCAGGTTATGCCCATACCGGTGGCGTGGATCAATCTACAGTACCGCAATACAGAAATCAAATATCATATCTCATCAATAATGAAAGTAAAATTGGGGCTGGGGCATATTCAAATAAGAGTGGAAGCCAGAGTAAAAGGGCAGACTCACCGCCTCAATCCAGTGTTGAAAGGCCAATATCTGAGCTTCCGCATCTTTGGACAGACCTTTACCAACCTGGCCAGAATGTAGATACACTTAGTACTTGTTTGGTTTTGCGGATGAGAAAAAATAATCTGCTGCAATATTTTGCATTATTATTAGTACAATGTTAAAAAGCGAGCATAAAATTTTGAATTACTAATATAATGTGTTAAATTTTGAAGGAGCATACATTGGTCAGGAACCGGCGAAAATAGCCTCTTACAAAAATGCAAAGTAAAGCAGCATACATTGGTCAGGCACTTCCCCTAACGCGGCAAAGTAATTTTTACAGAGGCTTGGTGCACCAAactaatttttaatataatactTTATTTCTAGCATAGCATTTCACATAACTATATCTGCAAACTTAAATAGATACCTATGCATTAAATTACATAAAAGAGATATTGCAATACAATTATACAAAAGATCACCTAATATGACAAAAATAACTATAAACCAAGGGGCATTGTTctagtaaataaaaataaaaagtttcatTTCATAAAAAACAATGATAATATTAGTATAAAtaagaaatttaataattttcaatttatgcCTTTTATAAACTAGAAGTTGTACAAGTATACCAATAGTAAAACTAATTCCCGAGTTTGGTATCATGATCTCTGCATAATTTCCATGTGTTATTGTTCACACGTAATAATATACCATAACTAATTACGACATTATAATCTTGGAATAATTAGTCCATGAACCAAATGACACAGTTTTATCGTTTTTCTATTATATATACTCATTTATTATGAATAATTTCAAAGACCTCTATACAGGTTTTGCTTGGTAACAGTAACCTCCCAGCCTCCCTTATGCCTTAATCCTTATCGTATGACATTACCTTATGACGTACCTATTATTAATGTAAAGTTGCATTTGACAAATTTAGCCTTTTGTAATATTAAACGACAGAAAGTCTACACGAAACTGAGGTAGCAATATTTTATATCAATCCTCACAAAATAAAACGTAAAAAATACCTTGGAAGCATTTAAGCCGACGCGATTCCACCGTGAAGCCGCCGTTTCCGGTTTCAAGTAATTGAAGAAAGAAATAGTACTGTGATTCAACCGTGCATAATCTATTGCTTGCCACCTTCATACACATAATACAATTAGcacaatttttatttaaaaaaaaaaaaagaataagcagaaatataaaaaagaaaactTTCCACAGTTTCTAAGTAAAAAGATTTAAATAATACACACTGATAATATAAATTTTAACTTAATGTTAGTTCCATTTTTACTAGATAATCAATTAAGTTAATCTCATGATGTATCtgtaattatatattttgtaaaggttgaatgtatataacttaaaattCCCAAGTAAAATAATACTGTATATTAATAGTGATTAGTTACAACTCCTACCAAAGCTCTTCAGCTACGACGGCAGAGTCAGCTAACATACGCCGGGTACGATAACTCCGGTAGACCTTCTGCAGTCTCTTCGCGGCATTCGACGGACTCTTCGGCGCGGTGTCAGCAATATCATATTCCCGGCGACCGTTTTCAGATACGGCAGGTGACGCCGGAACCAAAACCATTCCGCTGTCACATTCTACACCGGCGGCGGCGACCGGTGAACCAAATCCTTCAAGTGACATGTCGGAGCTCCGAAAATCGGGAATATGGAGCTCCGAGAGTTCACAAGCGGACTTGTCCAGGAGTTTTCTATACGAAAAAGGATGAGGCTGGGAGTTGTTGAGATCAAAATTGGACCCGGCGTTAGTTTCGACTTCCATTGAGGGAGTTGTTTCAGAGAGATTCGGTCAATAAACTACTCTCCAACACCTTGAGATTCGGACAACGAACTCACTGAGTataagagaaagagagagagagagctctagagagagagagagagagagagagtgtgtgtgtgtgtgtgagagagagagagagagagtcgtCGGAGAAAGAAACGGAGTACTACCCAGAGTTCGAAATGAGTGGAACGGAATATCAAGTGGAGTCTGTATATTTGCAGAGACTGCGGTTCTTTGCCGGTAAGTCCACTTGTCAATATTTTTTGGGTCCAAACTATTTATGGCATACAAGTCCCACGCGCCCAACTTAGAAATTAGGGAGTTATAATAGCCGGTTTGGCCTAAGTTATAAAAATCAAACTTATTTTTTAAAGTGATTTTTCTAAGGTCCCGtttattcataaaaatatttttttttaaaaaaatcaaaaatatatttgttcataaaattttgtaagttttaaaaaaaaaatcgaaaatgagtttttcataaaccaaaattatttttttaaaatttttaaaaataattctcCACTCACAAAACTGTAACATTTTCTCAAGTGAAATgtatgtccaaacataattttaaattttaaatactattttttttaaattataatttttatgtccattGCCTACTAAAAGTGTTTttggaaaaaatacttttggagagaagcaatttgtgtttggtTAATCACTCTGAAAattacttttgagcaataatttgtatttggccaaacttttcaaaaaatgcttttaagtatcaaattacgaataaggacatgaatagatttacttaatagttaatattataagtaaataaataatcttaaaattatattattaaagataataattatatatttttattttatttaagtaaaatatgaaaattaaattaaaagtactttaattcttttagtatgatttaaatatattaaaaatcattcaacaaatataaaagaatttatcattaaagtcactatatattagaaagatattctaAAAGTAAGAAGAAAtacttatacattaatatcctaagtattaggtttaaaatAAGTATATCTTTTTAGTTAGTTGATTCCTTCATTAAATGAAGCGATTTAAGGTTTTGCCAAACACTTACATCTCTATAGAATTGTTCATTTGCCAACATTAAAATCCTTAGAATCCGTAAATTCTAAGTCATTTTAGATTATACTTTCTCCGGTtgactttaattaattttttttttttttttgtgatctacaatatttaattttttcaaatatcaagaAGAAATTAATTAACTTTTAATTTCATTGCCCTTAAAGAAGTATTgattatattttcaatgaacaaattatgaataatatgatcaattttattattaattaatattaaaaagtgAATTTCGTAATAAAtatgaaaacaaccaaaaactaATTAAAATGGACCGAAGGgagtaacaaaaataaatcctCATGTCAATGATTgacaataatttcttttatttaaaagaaaaagctatAAACCCAACCAAGAATAGTAATGCTTAGATGTGTGAGTCATGAGGTCCACAAAATTCAGCCAACCACTTCTCTTTAATTATCTAATATCCAGAATCCGCTACCTCGATTAATTTAAATTAACATTTTGTGTAAAGTCcatttacagcttgtttggaggGTTGTTatatatcgtttcataatgtatagtataatattatattatattatattattttatattgtattgtatcgttttgATTATACAATGTTTGAATAGATTGTATTATTTTTcgtcgtttcatgatgtcatgcactaacaatatgaagaataaacttgcaatattttttttttaaaagtacgaGGTGGAATTTTTAGGTATGATAGAGGATAaaataggattatttaataatatgaatacgcaagagaaaaaaaaaaaaaaaaagactaaaGTCAATAGGTGACATATTTGGTCATATTTGTTTTACAAAATATTGACATCCTCCTACTTTGTTGCCATTgtatttttctcttctttcttttttattctctttctttattttcaatTAATTCTACTCCTATTATTTTTTCTTGAAAGAAATAAGCAATATGCTCATGACACGCTACATTTTAAAATGTTAAGTCATAAGTGAAGTAATTTCGTGATACCTCTTATTTTCAGATTTTTTGTTTCAATTAAATCATGTCCAAACAATTTTGCAGCTCAACATACAGGTGATGCAAATAGCTCAAATGATAACAGGGATctataaataattataatattgaaggggagtcttggcgtgactggtaaagttgttgccacGTGACTAGGAGGTCACGGATTCGAACCATGAAAACAGTCACTTGTAAAAATGTAGGGTAAGGTTGCGCACAATAAACTCTTGTGATCCGACCTTCCCCGGACCCCACGCATAGCGAAAGCTTAGTGTAACGATCCAACCGATCATTTTGCTTTTTAGATCCccatttccctaaataagactcctcgtgtgtatttttactgttttatgatttgcggggatggttagttcgagtttggaagggttcgggttgaaatcggaacacttagttccttagcaTTTGCCTTAAAGGGGTAAGTTTGACTTTAATCAATATTTctagtaaacaacctcgaaatcgggattttgatggttccaataggttcgtatgatgattttggacttgggtgtttatccggatcgggttttggacgaTCCGGAAGCGTTTCGgtgcctaaagttgaaagttggcttattgaaggtttaaaaattttttaaatttgtagGTTTGGTATTatcaaggtccgtttgggattccgagcctatgAATAGCTTCAtaaggtgatttaagacttgcacgcaaaatttggtaccATTACGAGTAGTATAGGTATGATTTGGCGCGTTCGGAggaagttggaagaacttgaagttcataagttgattcgatttggtttgaggtgtgattcttagtaTTGGTGATTTTTTCcatgttccgagagttcgagcaagccTGTCTCATGTTTAccaacttgttggtatatttgggcgAGGCCCCGGGGGACTCGGGTATTAATCGGATGATACGCGGACTAAGTTGGGCTTGGAGAATTTGCTGATGCAGCTGGGCTTCTAGTGCATTCGCACCTGTGAaggtttggccgcaggtgcggctggttgGCCGCAGGTTCGCATTTGGGCTGCGTGGGCTGAGTCTGCAGATGCAGACATGGAGGGCGTAGATGCGCGACCGCAGAAGTAGTCAGGGGTCCGCAAAAGTGGGAATGGGCACAGGTGCGTCTCGTACGCCGCAGGAGGGGGCTCGCAGAAGTGAGTCATTTTTCGCAGATGTGGATTTAGGCCATCTAAGGAGGATCGCATTTGCAATGaaccttccgcagatgcggagccgcagatgtggccaaggaaccgcagaagcggaaaaaccGTTGGGCAGAAGGGTTGCATTTAAGTCGAGATTtaggctcatttcttcatttttctcacttgttggtcgaatatagagctctttgaagaggaattttcacttagcagtttgaggtaagtgatttctatacaatatgagtttaaaatATAGATTATGGGGAGAttgtaacatgtaaaattgtgaaaattttgggtttagatgaaaaacctagtgtaacgacccgaccggtcgttttgagcatttacgctcctttcaactatttgaagtcttgaataacttcctagtaggtattatgacttgtgtgaattgtcggttttaatttgaaggtatttcggagttagtttggaagaatgaactttcatgttggaagcttaagttgaaatagttgacgggatgttaacttatgtgtaacaaCCTCGGGGAAATTTTGCTAAGGGAATTAAGGTTtagtggtgccgaggtagatcaattagtacaaagattgtAGAAATTTCtcggactttttaggttgaacaatgcaccgatgtgtaaaggaaaattttgtcgaaaaatggtcatttctgcgaccactatgcggtcgcagaatcactctgcggaccgcataatagtcgCAAAGTGGctcaggagaggggcaagatttgagaaaaatctgcggtgcactatgcgaccatagacctgttttgcggtgcattatgcaatcgcagaacaagtatgcggaccgcataatgaccgcagactggatcagtaacgcccagctttggaggccaaattatgcggcagatatgtggaccgcatacctgttatgcgatcgcataactgcgtcggagcttccattctttctaatttttgacccgacccaacttcgatttatagcccttaaagctcattttttagccaaaatctgatattttagagagaggtgagagcatttgagagagagaaagtgaagacttagtcatttatccatcaattcttgttcaaggtttgaagatttcacaaggatcttgctagggcttcaaagaggtaagaatttctttccctaattcttcaatttcgggtttggagtaaagatgggggattaataatatgattcttgggtgtaagagtattatgtatacataccaataaggttgtgaaaagattgttaagttcaaatgggtaaggattgggttgaaaatggtagaaatcttcataaactttaattgaagatttgagggtcgagttggtgtcggattttggtgaaatttatatggttagactcgtggttggatgagcgctcatattctgtaacttttgtcgggttccgatacatGGGCCCCACGAACAATTTTTGATTAATTTCGGATTCTTATtggaaattagtatttccttatggtattaattacaataattcgtattgactgaatcgaattaattgtggctagatacgaggctttcggagaccaattctcatgaaaagggcatagcggaatagaGAATTACACGGttggaggtaagtaacagttataaatctggtcctgagggtaagaaaccccggattttgtgtcatgtgattattttggaagtgacgcacatgctaggtgacggacgtgtgggcgtgcaccgaagagatcatgacttggtctgtcccgtaaaactgtaaagttgaataacctgtTGTAAGCTATAAACTCTCTtagtgttgaagaaatttgactgtaaatcatgttaaaatcatacttaggctttgtaatagtactgttgggacccatagaggtcacatacttgttgaattatttgctaattgctatcttgtgttcagtcatgattttactagcatatcatacctcagtatttcttgatatttgttgatgcactatgttatctttgtttgggctgatctttgtaatttctgagagcccgagagactagagaggtaaAGGACTGAgaaaggccgagggcctgttagtgaggtaaggatattatggcacgtgagttgtccgtgcaggatattatagcacgtgagttgtccgtacagcacgtgagttgtccgtgcagcacgtgagttgtccgtgcagattatggcgcttgggctgtaggagcccctccggagtctgtacacacccccagtgagcgcgggtacccattgagtgtgaatgctgagggctgagagccgaatgatgagttgagtgactgttgccggagaggctgtacttgctttgcatttgttgttgcacttggtttctatctgtcattgttgtgaaatatctgaaacattttatatccggattacatgaaattgaactgtataaaattgatttgacttaaactgtcagatttgaaagcatgtctattctttgctgaaattactgaaagtgaactataactgtgtagctcgtcattatcttcagttccttagttattattgttacttgctgagttggttgtactcatactacaccatgaacttcgtgtgcagatccaagtgttcccggacatagcgggagTTGATCATTTTgtgcagttgattttcaggagatttttaGGTAGTTGccatgttccgcagaccttgtctctccttctctatatccttgtatactgtatttggtct of Nicotiana tomentosiformis chromosome 7, ASM39032v3, whole genome shotgun sequence contains these proteins:
- the LOC104104723 gene encoding IQ domain-containing protein IQM3-like; amino-acid sequence: MEVETNAGSNFDLNNSQPHPFSYRKLLDKSACELSELHIPDFRSSDMSLEGFGSPVAAAGVECDSGMVLVPASPAVSENGRREYDIADTAPKSPSNAAKRLQKVYRSYRTRRMLADSAVVAEELWWQAIDYARLNHSTISFFNYLKPETAASRWNRVGLNASKVGKGLSKDAEAQILAFQHWIEAIDPRHRYGHNLHIYYEEWCNTDAGQPFFFWLDLGDGRKVDIKECPRAKLQKQCIKYLGPQEREHYEYIIAGGQILHKLTGILLDTTKGPPGAKWIFVMSTSKRLFAGEKKKGMFHHSSFLAGGATLAAGRLVVEDGTVKSISPYSGHYRPTDDSLDSFLSILKENGVKVDEVKIKKANEDYDNSEDVKSIENRPSKLSTPSDSPPQAVKEEEKDCSAESMGAPQAESTNSYQRTLSGGLQSPRTDVPKTAILQRISSKKSTKSYQLGHQLSRVWSTGAGPRIGCIADYPAELRWQALELTNISPRPSPSSTPRPFDALCSPTCSSPVFGNVLVKSS